The Tenebrio molitor chromosome 5, icTenMoli1.1, whole genome shotgun sequence genome segment ATAACCTAATGTAACACGTACCTGCTGCTCTAGACCTGATCCATTTTGGTTGGGTGCATTACTCATATTACTACTAATCAAGACGAGTGGTAGAAGTTTTTATCTTGAAAAACCTCTAATCTAAAACTTATGAAAAGCGTCTTTGGCAGATTCACAAGAGGCGTTCATTCGCGATTCCGCACGACACTGATGCGCAGGTCCGGGTGCTGCTGATGGCGGACGAATACGACGAACTCGCACCGGATCTTCTTCGACGGGCCTGTACAAAACCACGATTTCTCAATTTCGACGGGTTTCTATACGATTTTTAACCaccgaaaaaaaaactcttttgACATTTGGAAATGCCAAATGGCTGACGAGCGCCCACGACGACCGGATACGAAGCGACACGAGTGGCGCCAAAATTTGAATGTGACAACTGCACCGTCACGCCACACTCGACCTTACCACCTCTTATCGCAACGATAAAAATTCCGTGAAAGTTTATGAAAGTGGACTTCACGCTCAAAGTTGAAAATGGACTCCCAATCTCTTTGGTAATAAACCGAATTTCACAGGAAAACGTTACGCGGTGAAATTGTTGATTCTCTCTCGTCTCCTGCGATTCTCGAAACTTCCAAATTTAGAAAATCTTCGAAGCTTCGTCATTACTgagttttcttggaaaactaGTCTTGCGTGTTACGAAAATAATTCTAGATCGCTGTGATTTATCATGGTCACGTCTGAGCTCTGTTAAACCATCGGACGTTATTAAATCAACAAACGTCACTTTACCTCTGGGATTTACCAGAACGCGCACTTCCGCCTTTCAGGATAAGAaagaaacacaaaataaagtaaaaaattgcAGCCATCAgtatatttcattaaaaataagtcaatgtaacaataattatattcCACATGAAATACAAGGCGGGCTGTTTAGGTCCTATTATGCGTCTAATCGTCCTTCTTGGACTCGACCTTGCCACCCCGAATGAGACCTGTCCTGCGAGCGGCAATGAGACCGACTTTGCGACCGGCTGATGTTCCTCTCTTGACGGTGGAAGCTTTACCGATGTGTTGATGGTTACCACCACCATGGGGATGCTCTACTGGGTTCATGGCAACACCACGCACCTTAGGCCAGCAGTTGCGCTTGACCTTGTACTTGTGGTAGGCGCGACCTGCCTTCAAAATGGGCTTGTCGATACGACCACCCCCAGAGACAATACcttcagaaagaaaaaaaaattaaaaaaatgtccaacATTTAAGACATCATTCTGATGTAATGACATCATCAGAAATAGCCTCTATGTGATAATCATTACATTTCAGATTTGAAATAGAAATAATCATGACTTTGTTAATCAACGCGAGAAATTTGGCAATACTGACCCACCATAGCCCTGTTGTTGGAGGGGATGACTTTCTTAGCTCCTGAAGGCAACTTAACCCTAGTTTTTTTCGTATCATGGTTATGGGCGATAACGGTGGCGTAATTGCCCGAAGCGCGAGCCAAACGGCCGCGATCGCCTGTTTTCTCTTCAAGATTGCAGACGATGGTACCTTCAGGCATGGACCCAATAGGCAACACGTTTCCTAGAAGACAAAAACACTGTAAAACATAACCTTACTTTTCTAGGGATGTGTTGATAAGAAAATAAACCTCAGAAATAGCCTCTAGTACATAAATCCTCACAACAATCAGAGTCAACTAGAAATCATCACTTTGACAACAAATAAATGAGTGAAAAGTGTCTCTTGCTCAATTACCAATTTGGAGGTTAGCTTTTTTGCCGCAGTACACAAATTGTCCCGTGTACATTCCCTCGGGGGCGATGAACAATTCTTTCCTTGTTTGGAACTTGTAGGGGTCCCTAAAATGTACAAGCGCTAGTGGGGCACCGCGACCGGGATCGTGGACGATGTCTTTGACGACTCCCTTGATGTATCCATGGCGCTCTGAGTAGTCTAGATAGCGCAATTTAGGGGCTCCCTTCCTCCTGTTGGTGTGGGACTTAAAAACGGATCCCGCACCTTTACGCTGTGCACGAATCACACGTCCCATCGCGAATCAGACTGGAAAAGCAAACATGTTACCGTCCGACATAACCTGCACTAATTACACAAAAACCACAAAAAATCATCACCTAACCACGTAAAACAATCATTcgaacaattatttttagtttttgagtTAGGATGATTCTTTGTTTATCTAATATTTCGAGATTTAACAATTTGAACAGATGTAAACGTACCGTGTTTTCTAGTGATAGAAAGAAAAGGATGTGCGGTTAGggtttttcgttttttcttGTGTCAACAGTGAAATGCACTAAAAGCGCCATTAGCGGTTGAGGTTATGAAACTTGAAAGTTTTCCCGCCAAAGCAGTTCCAAGTGTTTACGGATTGtattaatgtaattttaatcGAAAACAACTAATAAATTAAGTTTTACAAGCTAGTAGATTTTATCGTGAGATGGAGGACGACATAGGTAAGGTGCGTGTGTAGATGTGGTTAAGTTGTTAAAATCGGATCGTCGCAGAGGAGAGGAGGCCCAAGAGGCAAAAGAGGGAGTCTTCGTACAAAGCGAAGGCTTTTGAGAAGTTTAAGCAGCTGAAAAATGGACTCAGGAGTAAGTACGAAGTTGAGGAAATTGAGAATGTGTATGAGACAGTTGATGAGAAGGAGTATACGAAGCAGGTGCTGGCTCGTCAAGACGACGACTGGATCGTGGATGACGGTAGGACGTAGTAGATTAGTATTTTTTGAAAGTAATTTTGTTACTAAAGACGGTAACGGGTACGTGGAGGATGGTCGCGACATCTTCGACGATGATCTAGACAAAGAATCTATCGCTGTTGCATCTACCAGCAAGGGTAAAGGTGTAAAACGCAAGAAAAAAGTCGCCGAGAATCCGGGGCGGGGCAATTTGCAGTTTATGATTTCAAACATGCCCACAAAAAAGAAAGAGGTATTAATTACATTGTGTTGTGTtgcataatttatatttaaaaaaaaaaaaactgtttaggAGGAGAAACTGGAGAATGATGAGGCTTTAGCTGAGCTCCTTCAGGAGATCGATTCCACTCCTTCAACCACCCCACTTAGACCCAAAGCGATCCCTTCAAATTTTTCCCCACTTTCTGTCAAACAAGCTGAGAAGAAGTACATGAACAGTTTGACTTCTTCCGTGAAGAGGCCGACCATAAATCTGGCGAAACCAGTTGCAAAAACACCTGTTGCAAAAAAAGATGTCGCGCCAGTTGTGGAAAAAGAGGAAGATAGATCAATTCTGGAAGATCTGGATGAATTTGAGGCTGAGGCAGTAACTCTAGCAGAAGAGACTCAAGAAACTGCTCAGACCGAGTCTGTCGTCGAGACTTCAGAAGTAATTCCAGAAACGCAGTTGTCTGAGATGCAGGACATCGACGGCGACTGCTTTACCGACGATCTAGACGTGTCCCAGCTGGACGAGGCCGAAGCCAAAGCCGAGAAAGAGAGCGATCCGTGGGAGAATATTGAAATAGAAATGATGAAGGAGTGGGCGGCGACCAGCGAATTCAACGAAATCGAAAACGGCGTCGACTTGTCGAACTCCGACCTCCCGCTCACGGACTCTGGCGGCAAAAAAGTCTTCCGATTCTTCTGGTGGGACGCCTTCGAGGATGTCGCCAAGCAACCGGGCGTGGTCTTCCTATTCGGCAAGACCTACCACGACAAAACCAAGTCGTACCTGAGTTGTTGCCTCGCCGTACGCAACATCGAAAGAAGACTCTTCTTCTTACCGAGAACCACCGAGAAAAATTCAGACAAACCGGTCACCGCCCAAGACGTCTACACCGAAATCAACGAGTCCGTGATGAAGAACCTCCACGTGAAGAATTTTAAGTCGCGCCCCATCACCAAGAAGTACGCTTTCGACACGTCCATCCCCGCAGAGTCCGACTACGTTGAAGTTCGCTACTCGGTAAACCTTTCAAAATGGAGATTTGTGTCTCAGATTCATGTAAAATTCCCAGGCGAAGGACCCTCCGGTCTCCAAGACGGCCGAAGGAAGGACTTTTTCTAGGGTTTTCGGCACCGAAAGCTCGTACCTAGAGATTTTTCTTCTGGACCGCAAAATCAAAGGTCCTTGTTGGCTAGATGTCGCTAGTCCTGTTCCGGTCACCAATCCTGTGAGCTGGTGCAAGTTGGAAATCAACTGCAACAAAGTCGCGGATGTTGTCATAGCCACCGACGTGAAGGGGAGACCCCCTTTAGTTGTCACCTCCATAAACATGAGACGAGCTGTCAACCCCAAAACCAGCTCCAACGAGATTGTCATGTTGAGTTGCGTCACCAACACTTGCTACTCCGTGGACAAGCAAGCGCCTGCGCAGGCCTTCCAAAAGCACTTCTGCGGTAAGGAGGTCCTGTAAACTTACAAAGACATGAGTTGCaatgtttgaaattaatttcggaTTTTGACAGATATTTAGTGCTTTTGCCAACCCAACATTTTCCAGGTTTTGACACAAATGTAGCAGTTTCGCCAACCCAACATTTCTACATCTTCATACTTCGTGTTTTTACTTCTTTATTGGTGTACGTTGCAATTGCAGTTTTCACATCGCCGGACCACCAAGTCTTCCCTTTGGACCTCCACGCCGCCATGAAGAACTACCAAGCTACGACACTCCAGAAGATGCACTCAGAGAAAGCTCTTTTGAACTACTTTATCAATCAATTCTCCAAACTGGACAGCGACTTGATCGTGGGCCACGACCTCCAAGGCTACCAAATCAACGTCCTCGCCGAAAAACTGGTTCACCACCAGATCACCAATTTCAGCAAACTCGGACGGGTCAAACGGTCAATCTTGATAAAACAGAAACTCGAAAGAGAACTGTTCGTGGGTAGATTAGTTTGCGACGTCAAGATTTCCGCCAAAGAGTTGATCAAGTGTCGATCGTACGACCTTGACACTCTTTGCCAGTCAGTTCTGAAGTTGAAAGACGGCCAAAGAATCGATCTGGAGCCCGAAGATGTGCTGAAAATGTTCCAAACGTCGAGCGACATCTTGAAATTGGTGACCCTGACGATGCAAGACACTGCGTTCGTTTTGAAGATTATGTACGGCTTGAATATCATTCCGTTGGCGTTGCAGATCACCAATATCGCGGGGAACGTGATGTCCAAGACTCTGATGGGGGGCAGATCTGAGCGTAACGAGTTTCTGCTCTTGCACGCCTTCTCAGAGAAGGGGTACATCGTCCCGGACAAGTCCTACGGGAAGAGGGACAATTTGGAGAAGAAGTCGACGGCGTCGAGGAAGAAACCGACGTACTCGGGGGGCTTGGTGCTAGACCCCAAAGTGGGCTTCTACGACAAGCTGATCCTGTTGATGGACTTCAACTCGCTCTACCCTAGCATCATCCAGGAGTACAATATCTGCTTCACGACGATGCCGCCGAATCTGTCTGAAGACAACATGGTCCTCCCCGATAAGACTCTCCCTCCTGGAATCTTGCCCACCGAGATCCGAGTCCTCGTCGAGAGTCGGCGCGAGGTGAAGAAACTGATGAACAATCCGGACATATCGAGCGACCTTCGCATGCAGTACCACATACGCCAGATGGCGCTCAAATTGACGGCCAACAGCATGTACGGCTGCTTGGGTTTTTCCAACTCGCGCTTCTTCGCCAAGAACTTGGCGGCGCTGATCACGCACAAGGGTCGCGAGATTCTGACCAACACCAAAGAGGTGGTCCAGCGGATGAACTACGAGGTCATCTACGGCGACACCGACAGTCTCATGATCAACACCAACATAACGGACTTCGAGCAGGTCTTCCAGATCGGGAGCAAGATCAAGCAAGAGATCAACAAGCTCTACCGGCAGGTCGAACTGGACATCGACGGCGTCTTCAAATACTTGTTGCTGCTCAAGAAGAAGAAGTACGCGGCGGTCACGCTGACTAAGAGCAAGAGCGGCGAGTTGAAGCAAGAGATCGAATACAAAGGGTTGGACATCGTGAGGAGGGACTGGTCGCGGCTCGCCGCCGAAGCGGGGAAATTCATCTTGACGCAGATCTTGAGCGACCAGTCTTCGGACGATCGCGTCACCAACATTCTGACGCACTTGCGGAAGCTGCGCGAGGACCTGGAGGCGGGAGCGGTACCGCTCTCACTCTTGTTGGTCACCAAGCAGCTCACCAAACACCCCAGCTTGTACGCGGACGCGACTTCCCAGCCTCACGTGCAGGTGGCGCTGCGCTACAACAAAGAGTCAGGCGGCCACTTCAGAGCAGGAGACACCGTTCCGTACCTGATATGCGAGGATGGCACCGACAAGTCGGCGACCCAGCGCGCTTACCACATCGAAGAGTTGAAGAACTCGCAGAATCTCAAGATCGACGTCAAGTACTACCTGGCGCAGCAGATCCACCCGGTGGTGAGCCGCATCTGCGAACCCATCGAAGAACTCGACGTCTTCCAGATCGCAGAGTGTTTGGGAGTCGACACTTCCAATTTGAAGAAGGCGAGAGCTGTCGAGGACTCGGGAGAGAATATCACGAGGCCCGAGATCAAGTTCAGGAACGTCGACAAGTTTATCTTCAAGTGTTACAGTTGCAAGAGCGAGAATAGCGTCGAGGGGCCCTTTTTTAACAATCTTCCGGTGTTGGAGAGGTGTCGGAATGCAGAATGCAAGGTCAGACCGGCCGACTATGTGCCATACATTCAGAATCAGATGATAAGAGCGATCAACTCGTACGTGGAGAAGTACTATTTGTACGAGATGTACTGCGAGGACCCTATGTGTTCAAATGAGACGACAACGATGCCGCTGCATTTCTCGGGACGGTTTCCGATTTGCAGACTTTGCAACAACTCCGTTTTGCTGAAGAAGTACACAGAGCACAATTTGTACTCTCAAATTACTTATTTCTCCTACATTTTCGATATCAGCAAACTCGGGAAAAGTGAGTAAGTTCGGAAATTAGGGATGTTGTAGTAACTCGAGGTTTGCAGGGCCATTGATGGAGTACCAAGTGGAGAAGGCGTATCACGACATTAAAGAGACTGTGGAAAAGCGCTTGGAGAGCTGTGGTTATTCAGTAGTGGACCTTACTAAGATGTACTCTTTGTTTTCGTTGGCAAAGAAGGAAACTAAAGAGGAAGAGGAAACCGAGGACTTTCCAGCTGAAGAAGATCTAGACGATGAAGACGATTAATTCCATACATATCTTTCTCTGCTTAATGTTTTACCGTGtaaagaataaatatttatttataatgatGTAGTAGTTCTAAAAAAGTACGCAAACCAGAGAAACTCGCAATTCTCGAGGTCATATTAAAAGAGTTATGACTATCAGATCTCTGCTATCAGTAACAGTaggttgaaaaaaatgtaagaaaaTTCGATGGCAGTAGAATTATGGAATTATGGTGGTATTTGACGTTTGGTTGGTGATGTTTGAGGTaccgtaaaaataaaatttccctAGATCCTCATCGTTTTCCCGCCAAAACGTTATCGAAGAGCGAAGACGGTTTACACAACATAGAAAAACTTGTTTGTGTTAGTTTCAGTGTTTAATTCGTTGTGAACGATGGCTAGACGTGATTACGATAAAGACAAAGGTAAAAAtgatttgttttcatttatttcgtTTCTCTGGAAGTGCTTTTTAGAGACCATCAAGACTTTCTTGATGGAATTCTGCACCCAAGACGGTTCCGGCCACAAGAACTTCAAATACTCAAATCAACTCACGAAACTGGCACATCGCGAGCAAGTCGCTCTGTATGTAGATCTGGACGACGTCCACGACCACGATGAGGAACTAGGCAAGGCCATAATAAACAATACCCGCCGCTACACCAACCTAGTGTCCGAGGTCGTATTCGACCTCCTTCCCAATTTCGTGGAACACGAAATCGTCGCCAAAGACGCTTTGGACGTGTATATCGAGCACAGACTCATGATGGAGCAGAGAATGAGACAGCCCAACGAGCAGAGAGATGCACGCAACAAATTCCCGCCGGAATTGTTGCGCAGATAGTGAGTAGATTGTTTCATGTTTTGGGTGTTTTCACAAATCACATTTTTAGTGAGGTGTATTTCAAAGACATGTCCACAAACAAGACGGCGCCAATCCGCGAGGTCAAAGCTGAGCATGTTGGCAAACTTGTCACTGTGAGGGGCATAGTGACGCGGTGCACCGAAGTCAAACCCATGATGAGCGTGGCCACTTACACTTGCGACCAGTGCGGCGCTGAGACCTACCAACCTATCTCAGGACTCAGTTTTATGCCAGTTTTGATGTGTCCCAGCGAGGACTGTCGCGTTAACAAGGCAGGGGGGCGTCTTTATCTCCAGACGCGCGGCTCCAAGTTTATTAAGTTCCAGGAGATAAAAATCCAAGAgcatgtaattttttgttttgttttttgtaaatcgGTCTTAAGAGTGGGTTTGTAGAGCGATCAAGTGCCCGTGGGACACATTCCCCGCACTTTGACCATCTTTTGTCGCGGCGAAGTCACCAGACAAGCCCTCCCAGGTGACCACGTCGCCGTCACCGGAGTCTTCCTGCCGCTGCTCAGGTCCGGATTCAGGCAAATGATGGCGGGGCTCTTGTCTGAGACCTACGTAGAGGCACACGTAACACATCCCCCCgttttgttttcgttttttcaACGAATGCTTTCAGAGAATAGTTTCTTTGAATAAAACCGCAGAAGATGAAGACTCATCAAAAGCTTTGACTCCTGAAGAGCTGGCGACGCTGACTGAAGACGATTTTTACACAAAACTTGCATTGTCTTTGGCGCCTGAAATCTACGGTCATCTGGACGTGAAGAAAGCTTTGTTGCTTCTGCTGGTAGGGGGCGTTGATCGACGCCCCGACGGCATGAAGATCAGAGGAAACATAAACATATGTCTGATGGGGGACCCCGGAGTGGCCAAGTCGCAACTTTTGGGCTACATTGACAGATTAGCACCGCGGAGTAGGTCTCGAGATTCTTCTGATTGACGGAAAAATTAACGAGGGTTGTTGCAGGTCAGTACACTACGGGGCGAGGCTCTTCAGGCGTGGGTCTCACAGCGGCCGTGATGAAGGACCCCATGACCGGAGAAATGATGCTCGAGGGGGGCGCTCTCGTCTTGGCCGACCAAGGAGTGTGCTGCATCGACGAGTTCGACAAAATGGCCGACGCTGACCGCACGGCCATTCACGAAGTGATGGAACAACAAACCATCAGCATCGCCAAAGTATTTTCctcaaaatttgttaaatctCGTCTAATCGACCCTTCCAGGCGGGAATCATGACATGTCTCAACGCCCGAGTGTCGATTTTGGCCGCCGCCAACCCCGCCTACGGTCGCTACAACCCCAAACGCACAATCGAACAAAACATCCAACTCCCGGCGGCGCTCTTGTCCCGCTTCGACTTGCTCTGGTTGATCCAAGACAAACCCAATCGCGACAACGACCTAAGACTCGCTAAACACATCACATACGTTCACCAACACTGTAAGCAACCCCCAACGCAGACCCAAGCCCTTGACATGTCCGTGATGCGCAAATACATCGCTTTGTGCAAGCTCAAAGAGCCCTCGATTCCCGAGGAACTGACCGACTACATCGTCAACGCGTACGTGGAGTTGCGCAAGGAGGCGCGGAACTCCAGAGACATGACCTTCACCTCCGCCAGGAATCTCCTGGGGATTTTACGCTTGTCGACGGCGTTGGCCAGGCTGAGACTCGCGAATGCGGTCGAAAAGGACGACGTGAACGAGGCCATCAGGCTCATGGAGATGAGCAAGGACTCTCTCAACCAGACGTTCGACAGCAGGGGGCACAGGTTGGTCGCAGGcgttttgggaaaatgtttttgtaatttatgggTTTCAGGCCGCCCAACGTCAACGATCAGATCTTCGCGATCATCAGAGAGCTAGCTGGGGACTCGAAAACTGTCAAGATACAAGATGTGCTGGAAAAGTGCGTCAGCAAGGGGCACAACCGCGACCAGGTGGACTCCTGCATAGAGGAATATGAAGAGCTGAACGTGTGGCAAGTCAACCAGACGCGCACCAAAATCACGTTCATCTAGATTTTAGCTGTAATCGTACCagtgtaatttaatttttttaataaagagtGTTCGTAATTGCCGCCATTTTGTTTCACGGGTATGCAACCAGTAGTGCGTTTCTAATGtgtaaattgtaataattgtcatgtgattaaataaataattgtgtgCAATAATGGGTGAGAAGACGCATTTACCGCAAGAGAACGGCCTTTCGAAGGAAAAGGGTGAGAAGGCGGACGAAGAGATGCATTCTGAGCCCGAAGAGGGTGACGACTTGGAGGACATGTCACCCGAAGGTAAGGTTAGGTTAAGTTGTCTCCCTCGGAGGAACTAAGCGGGGGTCAGAGTTCCAGATGCTCGACAGTCAGTTAGACGCTTTAAATTCGGCGTTAGACGACATCGAGCAACGTAATGACGATATTCATGCGCAACTTTTGGTGTTGCTGCAATCGAACAGAGAGATTCGAAAACAGATGCAGGGGGCGAATGCGGCGGACAGCGAGGGGGCCAGCGACCAAAAGCAATGAGCGTCAACCCCCCAAATCATTCCCACGTATAATACTGGTTATTGGTGTATTTTGTTGTTAGATATGTGTATTCAAAGTCGGGTGTATAttgttgataataaaaaatagtattatTTGTTCTCGgcgataaaatttatttcaagacGGTTTTGGACGCGTCAGAGCTGCATGAGTAGTTGTTTGAAGAGCTCGGGGTCCACCTCTTCGATAATCGTGACGTTGTCGCGCTTGGTCTTCAAGTGGTCCAGCACGATCTGGCCGCGGGTTTGAGACCCGTGGAGCTCCACGGTGGCGTTGTGGGTGCTCTTCTTCGTTATCATCGTGTCGGGGTAAAGAAAAGCGGCGACGAGAAACGCGTCACACGGCACCCAAACTTTCGGATTTTTCCTGGAAAGCTGTTTCTCGGCTTCGTTGAGCAGCTGGATGGCCGCGTTGTCTTTGGCTCCGAAGACGTTGCGGCGCCAGTCCTGCAACCgacaaattttccaaaagaaaaGTAGCAAGGCAGGGTCTCACCGATGAGATCTTGGGGCGAAGACAAGTCTCCCAGGTCAGGATAAAAATGGGTTTTTTAACGGTGTCCAGGGCGATGTAAGCGGCTTCGGGGTCCATGTAAAAGTTGAACTCCGCGGTGGCAGTTACGTTACCGAGGGCTAAAGTCGGTTAAGATATTTGTGCGAAAAATCGGGAGTACGGACCTGTGTAGTTGCCGCCCATGATCCACAGTTCTTTGATGGAGTCGGCGAAGCTGTCGTAGAGGCGCAGGGAGAGGGCCAGGTTGGTGAGGGGCCCCACGCAGATCAAGGTGATCTGGTTGGGGTTGTCCAGCACCAGATTGGCCACCCCCACCGCCGCCGGTTCCTTCCTGATGATGGTCAAGTCGGGGGTGGAGTCATGGCGCAGCCCCCCGAACCCGTCGGACCCGTGGTACAGCCCGATCTCGTGGGTGGGGGGGACGAGTGGAGTGGCGGCCCCTCTGTATACCGGTATCTGCAAGGCGCGGTGAGCCGAGTCCGTCCCTGTCTAGACACTTACGTCAGTCCTGCCGACCAGTTCGAGGAGTCGCACCACATTGACGCAGACGTTGTCGATGGTGGTGTTGCCCATCGAGCACACCACCGCCTCGATCTTCACCTGGCGCAGCCTGTCGGCCTCGAGGAGCACCAGCATGGCCATGTAGTCGTCGGTGCCGACGTCCACATCGAGGATCACTCGCGCCGCCGCCATCTCTGCCCTGAAGTCGAAGTCCTCTGTTATCAACGTTATCGCAGCGTTTTGAAAACTTGGCGCGCTCCGCACGTTCGATTGTCTCGCTCGGTGATTGGCCCGTCAGTATTGATCCGGTCGGCAAGATGGGTGCGCGCGGTATCAACCAACTCAAATGAAATgtcaacaatcaaaattgttaataataatgcaCAAATTTAGAGTAGTCGTTTGATGTTAATAATCGTCGATGTGCTATCGGGTTTAGTGATCATATTTGTGATAGCGGCGTATTTCGTGTACGTCGCGTGCAAAACCTTCTACGGAATGGACCCCGACGAGGCGAAATACATGCGGACGTGAGTAATTTTGTAGTTAAACGTTTAGGCAGCGAGACGATTGTTTAATTGCAGCGAGCGCAAACCCGGCACGTTGGACGTGCATCCGACCCTCAACGCCATCGTCCTCAATTACGAGATCGAGGTGCAGATCCTGGGGGCCAAAGAGAACGTCATCTACGGGGAGAAAAAGGTGGGTGTGATCGCGCCCCCTGCACCCGTAACACCGCTCTGCTTGCAGAATTTGAAGAAGATCATCGAGCTGCCCATGCTGAACAGCCGCACCGACTGCTACGCCCTCGCCAAGGAAGTCGTCTACCAGTGCGACCTGATCCACCATTCCCGCAGCTCCGAGGTCGAACAGACCATCTACTACTTGAAGAAGAGGAAGCTGGGCCACGGTACCAAAGGTGCGAACGCCGGCCGAATCGTTTATTTTTGAAGCGCGCTCGCCGGGATTCGCGGACGCGCTTTgcgaaaaatatacatatttcgtTTCCACTTGAAACAATCCATTTCCATCCgtaaataaatcgtgaaagCGAGGATGGTAATTGGTGTGAGTTCGTTATTATGTAAAGCCCCCGGTATTAATACAGACAAATTGCTAGTTGAGCGTTGACGAAATCCGGACAGTCTGAA includes the following:
- the Mcm7 gene encoding DNA replication licensing factor Mcm7, with the protein product MARRDYDKDKETIKTFLMEFCTQDGSGHKNFKYSNQLTKLAHREQVALYVDLDDVHDHDEELGKAIINNTRRYTNLVSEVVFDLLPNFVEHEIVAKDALDVYIEHRLMMEQRMRQPNEQRDARNKFPPELLRRYEVYFKDMSTNKTAPIREVKAEHVGKLVTVRGIVTRCTEVKPMMSVATYTCDQCGAETYQPISGLSFMPVLMCPSEDCRVNKAGGRLYLQTRGSKFIKFQEIKIQEHSDQVPVGHIPRTLTIFCRGEVTRQALPGDHVAVTGVFLPLLRSGFRQMMAGLLSETYVEAHRIVSLNKTAEDEDSSKALTPEELATLTEDDFYTKLALSLAPEIYGHLDVKKALLLLLVGGVDRRPDGMKIRGNINICLMGDPGVAKSQLLGYIDRLAPRSQYTTGRGSSGVGLTAAVMKDPMTGEMMLEGGALVLADQGVCCIDEFDKMADADRTAIHEVMEQQTISIAKAGIMTCLNARVSILAAANPAYGRYNPKRTIEQNIQLPAALLSRFDLLWLIQDKPNRDNDLRLAKHITYVHQHCKQPPTQTQALDMSVMRKYIALCKLKEPSIPEELTDYIVNAYVELRKEARNSRDMTFTSARNLLGILRLSTALARLRLANAVEKDDVNEAIRLMEMSKDSLNQTFDSRGHRPPNVNDQIFAIIRELAGDSKTVKIQDVLEKCVSKGHNRDQVDSCIEEYEELNVWQVNQTRTKITFI
- the LOC138130431 gene encoding nucleoside hydrolase-like translates to MAAARVILDVDVGTDDYMAMLVLLEADRLRQVKIEAVVCSMGNTTIDNVCVNVVRLLELVGRTDIPVYRGAATPLVPPTHEIGLYHGSDGFGGLRHDSTPDLTIIRKEPAAVGVANLVLDNPNQITLICVGPLTNLALSLRLYDSFADSIKELWIMGGNYTALGNVTATAEFNFYMDPEAAYIALDTVKKPIFILTWETCLRPKISSDWRRNVFGAKDNAAIQLLNEAEKQLSRKNPKVWVPCDAFLVAAFLYPDTMITKKSTHNATVELHGSQTRGQIVLDHLKTKRDNVTIIEEVDPELFKQLLMQL
- the LOC138130433 gene encoding UPF0184 protein AAEL002161, which produces MGEKTHLPQENGLSKEKGEKADEEMHSEPEEGDDLEDMSPEEFQMLDSQLDALNSALDDIEQRNDDIHAQLLVLLQSNREIRKQMQGANAADSEGASDQKQ
- the RpL8 gene encoding large ribosomal subunit protein uL2 — encoded protein: MGRVIRAQRKGAGSVFKSHTNRRKGAPKLRYLDYSERHGYIKGVVKDIVHDPGRGAPLALVHFRDPYKFQTRKELFIAPEGMYTGQFVYCGKKANLQIGNVLPIGSMPEGTIVCNLEEKTGDRGRLARASGNYATVIAHNHDTKKTRVKLPSGAKKVIPSNNRAMVGIVSGGGRIDKPILKAGRAYHKYKVKRNCWPKVRGVAMNPVEHPHGGGNHQHIGKASTVKRGTSAGRKVGLIAARRTGLIRGGKVESKKDD
- the PolA1 gene encoding DNA polymerase alpha catalytic subunit, which codes for MEDDIEERRPKRQKRESSYKAKAFEKFKQLKNGLRSKYEVEEIENVYETVDEKEYTKQVLARQDDDWIVDDDGNGYVEDGRDIFDDDLDKESIAVASTSKGKGVKRKKKVAENPGRGNLQFMISNMPTKKKEEEKLENDEALAELLQEIDSTPSTTPLRPKAIPSNFSPLSVKQAEKKYMNSLTSSVKRPTINLAKPVAKTPVAKKDVAPVVEKEEDRSILEDLDEFEAEAVTLAEETQETAQTESVVETSEVIPETQLSEMQDIDGDCFTDDLDVSQLDEAEAKAEKESDPWENIEIEMMKEWAATSEFNEIENGVDLSNSDLPLTDSGGKKVFRFFWWDAFEDVAKQPGVVFLFGKTYHDKTKSYLSCCLAVRNIERRLFFLPRTTEKNSDKPVTAQDVYTEINESVMKNLHVKNFKSRPITKKYAFDTSIPAESDYVEVRYSAKDPPVSKTAEGRTFSRVFGTESSYLEIFLLDRKIKGPCWLDVASPVPVTNPVSWCKLEINCNKVADVVIATDVKGRPPLVVTSINMRRAVNPKTSSNEIVMLSCVTNTCYSVDKQAPAQAFQKHFCVFTSPDHQVFPLDLHAAMKNYQATTLQKMHSEKALLNYFINQFSKLDSDLIVGHDLQGYQINVLAEKLVHHQITNFSKLGRVKRSILIKQKLERELFVGRLVCDVKISAKELIKCRSYDLDTLCQSVLKLKDGQRIDLEPEDVLKMFQTSSDILKLVTLTMQDTAFVLKIMYGLNIIPLALQITNIAGNVMSKTLMGGRSERNEFLLLHAFSEKGYIVPDKSYGKRDNLEKKSTASRKKPTYSGGLVLDPKVGFYDKLILLMDFNSLYPSIIQEYNICFTTMPPNLSEDNMVLPDKTLPPGILPTEIRVLVESRREVKKLMNNPDISSDLRMQYHIRQMALKLTANSMYGCLGFSNSRFFAKNLAALITHKGREILTNTKEVVQRMNYEVIYGDTDSLMINTNITDFEQVFQIGSKIKQEINKLYRQVELDIDGVFKYLLLLKKKKYAAVTLTKSKSGELKQEIEYKGLDIVRRDWSRLAAEAGKFILTQILSDQSSDDRVTNILTHLRKLREDLEAGAVPLSLLLVTKQLTKHPSLYADATSQPHVQVALRYNKESGGHFRAGDTVPYLICEDGTDKSATQRAYHIEELKNSQNLKIDVKYYLAQQIHPVVSRICEPIEELDVFQIAECLGVDTSNLKKARAVEDSGENITRPEIKFRNVDKFIFKCYSCKSENSVEGPFFNNLPVLERCRNAECKVRPADYVPYIQNQMIRAINSYVEKYYLYEMYCEDPMCSNETTTMPLHFSGRFPICRLCNNSVLLKKYTEHNLYSQITYFSYIFDISKLGKRPLMEYQVEKAYHDIKETVEKRLESCGYSVVDLTKMYSLFSLAKKETKEEEETEDFPAEEDLDDEDD